DNA from Strix aluco isolate bStrAlu1 chromosome 2, bStrAlu1.hap1, whole genome shotgun sequence:
taaaaaaaaaagtctcaatagTCTGTATAGTGTTGCTGAGCAAATTTAGAGGGGTAGTTCTCTAGTGATCTTTTGGCCTTTCAAATAGATATAACGAGTGACTAACCTCTGGTATTTTCAGAGTAATCACAGCATAGCTGGTTGCTTACAGGTGGTCAGgaaggcattttattttattttcctccctttgtGCAACCCTTAGCACACATCATTGAACATATGTCTAGTTATATTGGACCAAGGAGACAGAAAAGATTTGAGCAGAGTTTATGTTCTTAAGAAATATCAGATTATGGCCATTCACAGTGGAATTCTGGATAGCTAAGTCATGTTGGGCATTTGTAGTTTTGGCTTCCTACTGACTTGCTGTGAGGTGTCTTCAAGTTGAGCACAGATGCGGAATCAAAGTGTCCAGATACGAGGCGCTTTTGACTCCAGAGTGATTTGCTTTGGATGAAGGGAAGACAGCCTCACTGCCTGTAAACTGAATGGCCAGCCAGGGCTGCCTCTGGTTTGAAATACACGGGTGTACTGAGCTGTCCGAAAGCTCTTCTCCTGTGTCTTCTCAGTAATGGGGGAAGAATTGCCATTTACTGCTTCACACCAGACACATCTGCTTGGGAAGTCCCTCACtggttttctgttctcttcttgtGGGGTGGTTCTAACAGTGTGCCCTGGAGATGCGAGACTTcccctgggcagcaggaggcacGCATCTAGAGAAtgctggagctgcaggaggggagCGCCCAGTGCAAAACCAGAgaggagcaaagagaaaaaaggcaagCAGGCAGCCAGCATTGAGAGAAGCGGGTGGCAGAAAGTGCTCCGACGCTGCCTCTGGCGGCACGCTCCCCAGAGGAACTTGACAAGAGCCCATCTGCGTGCGTGTGAGACTGTGAGCTCAGGATTTCTGTCAATGCATTCCAGTAACCCCAAAGTGAGGAACTCCCCGTCAGGCAACACACAGAGGTAAGAAGAGCCCGCAGTCAGCTGCTCTGGACTGGTGCATGATcctgtccctgctctgctgcaggatTAGCCAAGGACTGGTGCATGTGACTTACTGGTCCTCACTTGTGCTCCCATCGGACCTGCCGAGTACCTGAGCACTGGCTGCCCAGTGCTGACGAGCCTCCCCATTTGTTAGGCTCAGGGCGAGCTGAAAGCTGTAAATCCGTGAGGTGCGGATTCTCCATTCCTcgcgccctcctccctcccatcaGGTGTCTGAATGGGCTGTAGGAGAGTAAACATGCTGTTTCtatcagtttattttttcttccccctcttctaATTATCTGGTTCCCTGAGGGGTAGTTGGGCAGCAGAAGGTCTCTCTGTCTGTGTTTTCACACAAAATGCTTCTTCCATATTATTGGCCTGAACAGCCTGGAGAACTGATCAGCTGTGCACTGAGATCCTCTGCATCATTCACCTGCCAGTGCAGCAGGTCAACATCTCTCCTCCGCTGatatggaaggagaaaaatatggAAGTGAAGCAGTGTCAAGGGACTCAGAATGGTCTGATTGACAGCATTCTCAAGTTTGATTATTTACTCCTAGAGGTCATCATTCAGAGGCAATGCCTCTGAGTCAGATGCAGTGTCCAAAGGAGGAAGCAGGTTGTGCGAGTCCCGCAGTGAGGATGCTAGCAAGTGCTGCCTGTTGGAAGTGGTAATGATGATGGGAAAACACAGTGCAGAAGATCTGATAGCAATGGAGTAACTGTAGGGTGAGGAGGAACGGGTGGCTAATACCTCTGTAAAACCCAGaggagcaaaatatttttaggatGCAATTTGCTGAATGGAAAAGGGAAGGTAAGACTGGATCTCCTCTGACAAATTCAAGAAGCTTCATCTGCCCCGTTTTGCAGGAGTGTGCAGGGAGATGGTATCCTTCTCTTTCCTTATTCAGAGGCAGGTTGTAGCTGGTTTAATTGTTTTCACGGTCAGAGGTTTGTGTTTTCCTGGCAGCTCGCCCCAATGTATGATGAATGCTGCAGTAATGCTGGGTTTTCCTTGTGCTCCCTGTAGAACTGGATAGGGAGGTGtgagggagggggcgggggggggggggggagggggtctGCTCTGTTCAGAGCTGCAGCATATAGTTGGGGTCCAGGAGAGTGGTGAGGTGAACTTTATTGTGCCTTGTTTGTTTACTTTGAGCTGGTCTTGGTGTGAGGCGCTTCTCTGTGCACATAGAAACCGTTGTCTTTATTGACAGAAGCCCCAGAGGTAGGTCCTCATGTGACAGCAGTTCCTGGGATCAGGCAGATCTGTAGCTTGCCCTGGTGCCTTCTTGAGCAATGAGATCCCATCTTGGATAATAACCCTTTCAGGGCATGTTCAAAAAAGCACCTGCATGACTCTAAGCTTGCAGGCATTTTTTATTTGTCAGCAATTGTCTTAGCTTGCAAAGGTGGCAGTGGTTGTTTCTGCTTCTCGCTAATCTGTTCCTACAGGGTTGAATGAATCAATGGTGTGATTTgtcacttttcttttcctttctttgctctgtCCCCAGTAGCCCCAAATCAAAGCAGGAGGTGATGGTCCGTCCCCCTACAGTGATGTCCCCGTCTGGCAACCCCCAGCTGGATTCCAAATTTTCCAACCAGGGCAAACAAGGGGGCTCCACCAGCCAATCCCAGCCCTCTCCCTGTGACCCCAAAAGTGGAGGTCACCCCCCCAAAGTGCTCCCTGGCCCAGGTGGGAGCATGGGGCTGAAGAATGGGGCTGGAAATGGTgccaaggggaaggggaagagagagaggagcatTTCGGCAGACTCCTTTGAGCAGAGGGAAGCTGGGACTCCTAATGACGACCCTGAAATCAAAGGTATGTTTGCTAGGATTCGTGAGCAAGTGCAGACAATTAGTCTGAGTCCTCTGAGATGGAGAACCGCTATGCAAGTGTTAGCGAAACATTTATTTGTCTGGAGTTCTGTAAGTTGCAACCAACGAAGTCTAAAGGTCTTGAGAGCCAGCGAAGAGGAGAGATTGTCATAGCTGGCATCGGTAAATGTCCTGTTCACGCTCAGTTAAAGCGCAGACCTGACTCTGGTGGGAAAGTTCTTTTGTAACTCTGAAACTCCCCCAGAGGATTTGAAAGTACAAATGCAACCTGTTGGTTTCCTTCTGGCCTTTAGCCTTTCAGGAACTGTTCTGTTGTAACTGGGGTTTTGAACAATATGCAAGCCTGTTTTGTCAACACAGATACATAATGTGTAGAGCACCCTGACTGGTAACACAAGCCAGAGAGTTAGGATTTCTGTGTTCTGTTCCTGGCTCCAACATTGCCTCTAAAAACAAGACTAGATGTGCAGTTGTTCATCTTTCCTTTGTTGTCCATTTGCTAGGTCAGCTGGCTATAAGgtgtctgaaggaaaaaaaaagtaaagctttgcACAGAGCGTTCTCCCTGGGCTCAGACATACTTATATTTGTTCATTTTAGTGTGTAGTTTTCCTGCTATTCTATGTGGCCGTTAGAGCATTCAAAGCGATTAGCTCTGGGAACTGTCACTTGCCTTGGAAAGGGACAAGATGAGCTTTCTTCCAGTGGTGCCTGAAGGGACAGCATGGCCTTAGAGGGAAGATGCATGGTGTAATAGGCTTGCCTTTAGTGGTGCTTGAGGGAGAAGCAGGAAatttcagaggaggaagaggtctGATCAGTTTCCAGAAATGGTTTCCAAAGCATTCCCAAGGTAGTGattcccctcttttcctctttctccccttccaGACTGCAATTCTGCTGATCATGTGAAGTCCCAGGAGTCTCAGCACACACCACACTCCATGACTCCTTCAAGTGCTTCAGCCCCAAGGTCTTCCACACCTTCCCATGGCCTGACTGCCGCTTTGGAGCCAGCAAGTGGGCAGAAGACTCCATCCAAAGTGGTTTACGTCTTTTCTACTGAGATGGCCAACAAGTAAGTAGGTAGATGCTTGAATGTCTTCAGGGAGCAGGGCTTATATATGTGCTCCCTTTTTAGGAGATTCTGAAGCGTGTTCTTGTAGCAAAAGGTTGTTATTTGTTTTGGGGATGCTGAAGGGGCTGCAGTGGAGAACGTCACCACCTCTTGCCCTCtgagaaatgatttttttattcctccgaggtgtgggtttgttttttttggcaAATGCTGCTTGATATTGTTTTGCAATCCATGCTGTGAGTAGCAGCCAAGATGGCTTAAACTGAGACATGAACCCTGAATGCTGATGAGTTTGTAGATGTAAGCATTTTTCTCTTGCTACTCATCTAGAGTGAAATATGTGTGGTTAAGTCTTTCTCCCTTCTGCCAGCTGAAGGGTAGAAGGGAGGACGGTTGACAAAAATTGATTCTTAGATTCAACTGGATATGTGcatctatctgtctgtctttgCAGGGCTGCAGAAGCTGTGCTGAAGGGACAGGTGGAAACCATCGTGTCCTTTCATATCCAGAACATCTCAAACAGCAAGGCGGAACGAAACACTGTACCCTTGGTAGGGAATACCTGCATGTGGGTGGGAAGGGAAATGGTAAATGTGCTTGTGTGTGCGTGATTCAGAGAGATGGGTGATTATTTACACTCTGAAATAAGTTttagggtggaagagagagagagagagagagagagttgtTGTTCTAGCCTTctgcaaataaatgttttggaTCATCCGAAGAAGAGCTTGAGTCTTGCAATACTTGCGTAGTGTATTTCCAACCCCTTGCTCGTGCAGAGCTAGCACAGAAGCAAGGGGTACCTGCTGTAATGCTTTAGAGAAATAGGTTTCTGCATGGCCGAGATGCTGCTCTGTAATAGCTTCACAAAGGCTACCCTTTCTTGCAAAGTGTGGGCTGGTGGGGTTGAGACAGGGCGTTTCGTTTGCACCACTGCTTATGTGACACGGCTGTAAGAAGAGCGAGTGACAGTGTGTGGCTTTCTCTTGCAGAACCCCCAGATCACTGCACTTCGGACTGAACCCAAGCCCCTgccgcagccccagccccccgctGCCCAGGACCAGAACCCTCCCCAGAACGCCAAAATGCAGCCGACTCCACCCGTGTCAGCGCCGGTGTCCAAATCCACTGGCCCCCCGTGTCCCATAGATCAGGACAGCCCCAGTGTGGAAAGCAAAGTGATGTCTGTGGGCAGCCCTGCCAACTCTACCCCGTTGCAGACAGAAGGATTTGGGCAGAGTTCGACCCCCAATAATCGAGCAGTTAGCCCAGTTTCCCAAGGTAGCAATAGCTCCGCTGCAGACCCCAAAGGTCCTGCCCAGCAGGTGTCTGGTGGGGACCCGTCCAGTTTGGGCGAGAATCCAGATGGACTGTcacaggagcagctggagcatcGAGAGCGCTCGTTGCAGACCCTGAGAGACATACAGCGCATGCTCTTCCCTGATGAGAAGGAGTTTGCGGGAGGGCAAAGTGGGGGGCCACCCCCAAATGCTGGGGTGCTGGATGGTCCCCAAAAGAAACCCGAAGGGCCGATACAGGCCATGATGGCTCAATCCCAAAGTTTAGGCAAAGGGTCAGGGTCTCGGACAGATGGAGGGGCTCCGTTTGGCCCTCAAGGACACAGGGACATGCCTTTTTCCCCAGATGAAATGGGGCCGCCACCAATGAACTCCCAGTCAGGACCCATAGGCCCAGACCACCTGGACCACATGACTCCTGAGCAGGTGGCCTGGCTCAAGCTGCAGCAGGAGTTTTAcgaggagaagagaagaaagcaagagcAGGTGGTTGTGCAGCAGTGTTCCCTGCAGGACATGATGGTCCATCAGCATGGGCCTCGTGGGGTAGTCCGAGGTCCTCCCCCTCCCTACCAGATGacccctggggagggctggggacctgGGGGTCCAGAGCCCTTCCCTGAGGGCATGAACATGTCGCACTCTCTGCCCCCCAGGGGCATGGCCCCTCATCCCAATGTGCCCGGGAGCCAGATGCGCCTGCCTGGTTTTGCAGGAATGATGAACCCTGACATGGAAGGCCCCAGTGTCCCAAATCCCGCTTCCCGGCCTGGGCTTTCGGGAGTTAGTTGGCCAGATGACGTGCCAAAAATCCCAGATGGCCGAAACTTCCCTCCTGGCCAGGGTGTCTTCAGCGGCCCTGGCCGAGGGGAGCGGTTCCCCAATCCGCAGGGCCTGCCCGAAGAGCTCTATCAGCAGCAGCTGGCTGAGAAACAGATGGGCCTCCCTCCTGGCCTGAACATGGAAGGCATCAGGCCCGGCATGGAGATAAACAGAATGATGCCCTCCCAGAGACACATGGAGCCTGGGAACAACCCCATCTTCCCTCGCATGCCTGTGGAAGGGCCAATGAGCCCCTCCAGGGGGGACTTTCCAAAAGGAATACCCCCACAAATGGCCTCTAGCAGGGAGCTGGAGTTTGGGATGGGCCCCGGCAGCATGAAGGGGGACATGGGCCTGAATGTCAGCATGGGCTCCAACCCACCCCTGGTCCCTCAGAAGCTGAGGGAGGCAGGCGTCGGGCCGGAAGAGATGATGAAACTGCGCCCCGGCGTTTCGGAGATGCTCTCATCTCAGCAGAAAATGGTGCCGCTGCCGTTTGGGGAGCACCCACAGCAGGAGTATGGCATGGGTCCCAGGCCTTTCCTTCCCATGTCTCAGGGCCCAGGAGTCGGTCTCCGAAATCTCAGAGAACAGATCGGGCCTGACCAAAGGACTAACAACCGGCTCAGCCACATGCCGCCACTACCTCTCAATCCCACCAGTAACCCTAATAGCCTCAACACTGCTCCCCCTGCGCAGCGCAGCCTCGGCCGCAAGCCCTTGGATATCTCCGCAGCCGGTCAGGTGCATTCGCCAGGAATCAACCCCCTGAAGTCCCCCACGATGCGCCAGGTCCAGTCTCCCATGATGGGGTCTCCCTCGGGGAACCTCAAGTCCCCTCAGACGCCCTCCCAGCTGGCAGGAATGCTTGCGGGCCCCACTGCCGCAGCTGCCGCTGCCTCTATTAAGTCCCCCCCTGTTTTGGggtctgctgctgcttctcctgtccACCTCAAGTCTCCGTCTCTCCCCGCACCTTCTCCCGGATGGACTTCATCTCCAAAGCCtcctttgcagagccctgggatTCCCCCGAACCACAAGGCATCTCTCACCATGTCTTCTCCAGCCATGCTGGGGAACGTGGAGTCGGGTGAGTGCTGTCTCTGCTAGCCAGATTTGGCTCTGTGGTTCACCTCAGGTTGCCCCGAGGTGTGCagcaaggggagggagggggttgCTTGCGGGGTGGCAGAAGCTAGATGGCACTTTGCCCGTTTGAAGGAGGCTGTGCTGAGGGTCTGGTGGGTGACTACGTGAGTGGAGCACCAGCGCGTTTCCTCCTCCTGTTGTATTTGTGGGTTTGCACCGTGTCTCTCGTGTCGGGGTGAGGGCTTCTCACTCAGAGGATATGAAAGTGAAAGGGTGGGGTCAAGAGGTGGGAAAAGATGCGGAGTATTGAGGGGAGAGATCTCCTTGGAGGGGTTTTTGGCCATTCTGCCATAGCTCCTGGTAATCTTAGCTTTGTGGAGAGGATCTTGCTGATGTTACGAAAATGCTTTGAGATAAAAGGTGCCTACAGAGACATGCTGAGCATAGTTAGCCAGTCGTGCATCTAGGTACGGTTAGTGCTTTCTAGGTttcctgccacaggcagggagcTGTGCTAAGATTTGTTCAGACTTCAACCATTTTGGAGAGAGCTAAACACCGCTGGGTAGCGTGCTGGAGCCCTGCCATGCCCGGCACCTCGGGGCGCAGGTGCTGGCACTGCCCCGTCTGCTCCTGAACGGCTCTGGGCCTCTGCCCCCTCCTTCCCGCTCCCCAATCCTCCCGGAGCTCAGCGGTCCGGGCTCCCTGCCCGGGAGCGAAGCTGTTGGCCCACGTTGCCCTCTAGTGCCGCTGCCGGTAACGGCGGCGGTGGCCGGGGGCGCCTGCCGCGGCGGGGAGGGTGACCCCGTAACCCCCTCGCAGCAGCCTCCCGGACGGCTGGCCGGGTCTCTGCGCTCGGGAGGGGGGAGCCTGGATGTTTGTGTCCCTCGAGGCTGCTGAGGCCCTGCCCGGCCTGAGCCCTAGCGCCTACAAGTCAGAACCAAGTGGTTTAGGCCGTGCCTAACGTTGTCCTAACGAATGCTTTTACATGCAGCTCTTCTAAAGCATGAATGTTTTGGTGCTGCTGGATTTTTGTATTCTctgttctcctttcctttctcgggggcggggggcggcgctgAGGAACGTGCAGTGAATTTTCAGTGATAGTACAACTTCGATCTAGCATCTTTCCTTCACATGTGGTCTGGGTGGCATGAAATTCATCAGTGAACAACAAAAGAGACTGGAAGTGCAGTTATGTTATTTCTAGTTTTGGGAGAGCAAAGGGTGATGTTAAGCTAATGGGTGCAGAGAAGGCTTCTTTAACTGGAATGAGCAGTAAATGCATGTTTATAAAACCTGAAATGAAACATAAACAGGGAGTTTTACTTGTTGCTGCTGATCCAGCTTGTCAGAAATATGCTCGCATGTCTCAGCATAATACCTGTTACAGCTTCTGTTGTGCTGCTTATGTTTGCTcctaaagaaaaagggaaaagagttACAGTTGACATTTAATGGGTGCAGGACTATAGATTTTGACTCTTGTGGCTAGACCTGGTACAGGCCTGTCTTCAGTGTATAGAAGTCGAATAGTAGGATTTTCAGACTTACCTGGTAATTCTTCATGTGGATTTGTAGAGGCTCAAGATAGTTCCAGTAGAAGTGCAGAATCCAGGATAATGAATGTTAACCATCTTGACCAATAGGCTTATTTTTCTGGTTACCTTTCACAGGCATTGACTGCATTAGTCAGATGGTCTCTTGCAAAGAAAGGGATTTCTAGTTTTTGAGATTTCTAGGAGAAGAGGGTGGGAATTAAGCAAAAACtggtaagaaggaaaaaaatttaagtaattttctttctcttgttttcttttctttttttcccaaggtgGTCCACCTCCTTCCACAGTCAGCCAGTCTGCTCCTGTGACTCTCCCTGGAAATCTTCCCTCTAGCAGTCCTTACACAATGCCTCCAGAGCCGACCCTCTCCCAGAATCCCCTCTCCATTATGATGTCCAGGATGTCCAAATTTGCCATGCCCAGCTCTACACCGCTCTATCATGATGCCATCAAAACTGTGGCCAGCTCGGATGACGACTCCCCTCCAGCACGCTCCCCAAACTTGCCACCTATGAACAGCGTACCAGGTAAGAAACTCAAAGGGACGTAAGCCCAAGCGATCAGGCAATACGGTGAGGGTGATTTTTATAGAAGCTTCATCAAATGAAGATGGTGAGAGGGAAAACTTTGAAGAATATATAGCCATGGGTTGTTTTTGAGGAAGGCAGTTGCAATTCTCTGAAGTGAGGAGACAGAAATTCTCCTTGCAACTAGCTTTTTCTGTCTGGAAAGTGTCTGTTCTTCAGAAAGTGTCTAATCGGGAAAACCCTTATGAATGGGAGAGATTTCCACTCAGA
Protein-coding regions in this window:
- the BCL9 gene encoding B-cell CLL/lymphoma 9 protein isoform X3 is translated as MHSSNPKVRNSPSGNTQSSPKSKQEVMVRPPTVMSPSGNPQLDSKFSNQGKQGGSTSQSQPSPCDPKSGGHPPKVLPGPGGSMGLKNGAGNGAKGKGKRERSISADSFEQREAGTPNDDPEIKDCNSADHVKSQESQHTPHSMTPSSASAPRSSTPSHGLTAALEPASGQKTPSKVVYVFSTEMANKAAEAVLKGQVETIVSFHIQNISNSKAERNTVPLNPQITALRTEPKPLPQPQPPAAQDQNPPQNAKMQPTPPVSAPVSKSTGPPCPIDQDSPSVESKVMSVGSPANSTPLQTEGFGQSSTPNNRAVSPVSQGSNSSAADPKGPAQQVSGGDPSSLGENPDGLSQEQLEHRERSLQTLRDIQRMLFPDEKEFAGGQSGGPPPNAGVLDGPQKKPEGPIQAMMAQSQSLGKGSGSRTDGGAPFGPQGHRDMPFSPDEMGPPPMNSQSGPIGPDHLDHMTPEQVAWLKLQQEFYEEKRRKQEQVVVQQCSLQDMMVHQHGPRGVVRGPPPPYQMTPGEGWGPGGPEPFPEGMNMSHSLPPRGMAPHPNVPGSQMRLPGFAGMMNPDMEGPSVPNPASRPGLSGVSWPDDVPKIPDGRNFPPGQGVFSGPGRGERFPNPQGLPEELYQQQLAEKQMGLPPGLNMEGIRPGMEINRMMPSQRHMEPGNNPIFPRMPVEGPMSPSRGDFPKGIPPQMASSRELEFGMGPGSMKGDMGLNVSMGSNPPLVPQKLREAGVGPEEMMKLRPGVSEMLSSQQKMVPLPFGEHPQQEYGMGPRPFLPMSQGPGVGLRNLREQIGPDQRTNNRLSHMPPLPLNPTSNPNSLNTAPPAQRSLGRKPLDISAAGQVHSPGINPLKSPTMRQVQSPMMGSPSGNLKSPQTPSQLAGMLAGPTAAAAAASIKSPPVLGSAAASPVHLKSPSLPAPSPGWTSSPKPPLQSPGIPPNHKASLTMSSPAMLGNVESGGPPPSTVSQSAPVTLPGNLPSSSPYTMPPEPTLSQNPLSIMMSRMSKFAMPSSTPLYHDAIKTVASSDDDSPPARSPNLPPMNSVPGPNPVGPMPTLSPMGMTQPLSHNNQMPSPNAMGPNIPPHGVPVGPGLMSHNPMMGHGSQESPMVPQGRLGFPQGFPPVQSPPQQVPFPHNGPSGGQGNFPAGMGFHGEGPLGRPTNLPQSSTDPALCKTGGPGGPDSFTVLGNNMPSVFTDPELQEVIRPGATGIPEFDLSRIIPSEKPSQTLQYFPRGEVPGRKQPQGPGPGFSHMQGMIGEQTPRMGLTLPGMGGPGPVGTPDIPLGTAPSMPGHNPMRPPAFLQQGMMGPHHRMMSPAQTAMPGQPALMSNPVAAVGMIPGKDRAPAGLYSHPGPVGSPGMMMSMQGMMGPQQNIMIPPQMRPRGMAADVGMGGFSQGPGNPGNMMF
- the BCL9 gene encoding B-cell CLL/lymphoma 9 protein isoform X4, with translation MVRPPTVMSPSGNPQLDSKFSNQGKQGGSTSQSQPSPCDPKSGGHPPKVLPGPGGSMGLKNGAGNGAKGKGKRERSISADSFEQREAGTPNDDPEIKDCNSADHVKSQESQHTPHSMTPSSASAPRSSTPSHGLTAALEPASGQKTPSKVVYVFSTEMANKAAEAVLKGQVETIVSFHIQNISNSKAERNTVPLNPQITALRTEPKPLPQPQPPAAQDQNPPQNAKMQPTPPVSAPVSKSTGPPCPIDQDSPSVESKVMSVGSPANSTPLQTEGFGQSSTPNNRAVSPVSQGSNSSAADPKGPAQQVSGGDPSSLGENPDGLSQEQLEHRERSLQTLRDIQRMLFPDEKEFAGGQSGGPPPNAGVLDGPQKKPEGPIQAMMAQSQSLGKGSGSRTDGGAPFGPQGHRDMPFSPDEMGPPPMNSQSGPIGPDHLDHMTPEQVAWLKLQQEFYEEKRRKQEQVVVQQCSLQDMMVHQHGPRGVVRGPPPPYQMTPGEGWGPGGPEPFPEGMNMSHSLPPRGMAPHPNVPGSQMRLPGFAGMMNPDMEGPSVPNPASRPGLSGVSWPDDVPKIPDGRNFPPGQGVFSGPGRGERFPNPQGLPEELYQQQLAEKQMGLPPGLNMEGIRPGMEINRMMPSQRHMEPGNNPIFPRMPVEGPMSPSRGDFPKGIPPQMASSRELEFGMGPGSMKGDMGLNVSMGSNPPLVPQKLREAGVGPEEMMKLRPGVSEMLSSQQKMVPLPFGEHPQQEYGMGPRPFLPMSQGPGVGLRNLREQIGPDQRTNNRLSHMPPLPLNPTSNPNSLNTAPPAQRSLGRKPLDISAAGQVHSPGINPLKSPTMRQVQSPMMGSPSGNLKSPQTPSQLAGMLAGPTAAAAAASIKSPPVLGSAAASPVHLKSPSLPAPSPGWTSSPKPPLQSPGIPPNHKASLTMSSPAMLGNVESGGPPPSTVSQSAPVTLPGNLPSSSPYTMPPEPTLSQNPLSIMMSRMSKFAMPSSTPLYHDAIKTVASSDDDSPPARSPNLPPMNSVPGMGINSQNPRISGPNPVGPMPTLSPMGMTQPLSHNNQMPSPNAMGPNIPPHGVPVGPGLMSHNPMMGHGSQESPMVPQGRLGFPQGFPPVQSPPQQVPFPHNGPSGGQGNFPAGMGFHGEGPLGRPTNLPQSSTDPALCKTGGPGGPDSFTVLGNNMPSVFTDPELQEVIRPGATGIPEFDLSRIIPSEKPSQTLQYFPRGEVPGRKQPQGPGPGFSHMQGMIGEQTPRMGLTLPGMGGPGPVGTPDIPLGTAPSMPGHNPMRPPAFLQQGMMGPHHRMMSPAQTAMPGQPALMSNPVAAVGMIPGKDRAPAGLYSHPGPVGSPGMMMSMQGMMGPQQNIMIPPQMRPRGMAADVGMGGFSQGPGNPGNMMF
- the BCL9 gene encoding B-cell CLL/lymphoma 9 protein isoform X2 encodes the protein MHSSNPKVRNSPSGNTQSPKSKQEVMVRPPTVMSPSGNPQLDSKFSNQGKQGGSTSQSQPSPCDPKSGGHPPKVLPGPGGSMGLKNGAGNGAKGKGKRERSISADSFEQREAGTPNDDPEIKDCNSADHVKSQESQHTPHSMTPSSASAPRSSTPSHGLTAALEPASGQKTPSKVVYVFSTEMANKAAEAVLKGQVETIVSFHIQNISNSKAERNTVPLNPQITALRTEPKPLPQPQPPAAQDQNPPQNAKMQPTPPVSAPVSKSTGPPCPIDQDSPSVESKVMSVGSPANSTPLQTEGFGQSSTPNNRAVSPVSQGSNSSAADPKGPAQQVSGGDPSSLGENPDGLSQEQLEHRERSLQTLRDIQRMLFPDEKEFAGGQSGGPPPNAGVLDGPQKKPEGPIQAMMAQSQSLGKGSGSRTDGGAPFGPQGHRDMPFSPDEMGPPPMNSQSGPIGPDHLDHMTPEQVAWLKLQQEFYEEKRRKQEQVVVQQCSLQDMMVHQHGPRGVVRGPPPPYQMTPGEGWGPGGPEPFPEGMNMSHSLPPRGMAPHPNVPGSQMRLPGFAGMMNPDMEGPSVPNPASRPGLSGVSWPDDVPKIPDGRNFPPGQGVFSGPGRGERFPNPQGLPEELYQQQLAEKQMGLPPGLNMEGIRPGMEINRMMPSQRHMEPGNNPIFPRMPVEGPMSPSRGDFPKGIPPQMASSRELEFGMGPGSMKGDMGLNVSMGSNPPLVPQKLREAGVGPEEMMKLRPGVSEMLSSQQKMVPLPFGEHPQQEYGMGPRPFLPMSQGPGVGLRNLREQIGPDQRTNNRLSHMPPLPLNPTSNPNSLNTAPPAQRSLGRKPLDISAAGQVHSPGINPLKSPTMRQVQSPMMGSPSGNLKSPQTPSQLAGMLAGPTAAAAAASIKSPPVLGSAAASPVHLKSPSLPAPSPGWTSSPKPPLQSPGIPPNHKASLTMSSPAMLGNVESGGPPPSTVSQSAPVTLPGNLPSSSPYTMPPEPTLSQNPLSIMMSRMSKFAMPSSTPLYHDAIKTVASSDDDSPPARSPNLPPMNSVPGMGINSQNPRISGPNPVGPMPTLSPMGMTQPLSHNNQMPSPNAMGPNIPPHGVPVGPGLMSHNPMMGHGSQESPMVPQGRLGFPQGFPPVQSPPQQVPFPHNGPSGGQGNFPAGMGFHGEGPLGRPTNLPQSSTDPALCKTGGPGGPDSFTVLGNNMPSVFTDPELQEVIRPGATGIPEFDLSRIIPSEKPSQTLQYFPRGEVPGRKQPQGPGPGFSHMQGMIGEQTPRMGLTLPGMGGPGPVGTPDIPLGTAPSMPGHNPMRPPAFLQQGMMGPHHRMMSPAQTAMPGQPALMSNPVAAVGMIPGKDRAPAGLYSHPGPVGSPGMMMSMQGMMGPQQNIMIPPQMRPRGMAADVGMGGFSQGPGNPGNMMF
- the BCL9 gene encoding B-cell CLL/lymphoma 9 protein isoform X1; protein product: MHSSNPKVRNSPSGNTQSSPKSKQEVMVRPPTVMSPSGNPQLDSKFSNQGKQGGSTSQSQPSPCDPKSGGHPPKVLPGPGGSMGLKNGAGNGAKGKGKRERSISADSFEQREAGTPNDDPEIKDCNSADHVKSQESQHTPHSMTPSSASAPRSSTPSHGLTAALEPASGQKTPSKVVYVFSTEMANKAAEAVLKGQVETIVSFHIQNISNSKAERNTVPLNPQITALRTEPKPLPQPQPPAAQDQNPPQNAKMQPTPPVSAPVSKSTGPPCPIDQDSPSVESKVMSVGSPANSTPLQTEGFGQSSTPNNRAVSPVSQGSNSSAADPKGPAQQVSGGDPSSLGENPDGLSQEQLEHRERSLQTLRDIQRMLFPDEKEFAGGQSGGPPPNAGVLDGPQKKPEGPIQAMMAQSQSLGKGSGSRTDGGAPFGPQGHRDMPFSPDEMGPPPMNSQSGPIGPDHLDHMTPEQVAWLKLQQEFYEEKRRKQEQVVVQQCSLQDMMVHQHGPRGVVRGPPPPYQMTPGEGWGPGGPEPFPEGMNMSHSLPPRGMAPHPNVPGSQMRLPGFAGMMNPDMEGPSVPNPASRPGLSGVSWPDDVPKIPDGRNFPPGQGVFSGPGRGERFPNPQGLPEELYQQQLAEKQMGLPPGLNMEGIRPGMEINRMMPSQRHMEPGNNPIFPRMPVEGPMSPSRGDFPKGIPPQMASSRELEFGMGPGSMKGDMGLNVSMGSNPPLVPQKLREAGVGPEEMMKLRPGVSEMLSSQQKMVPLPFGEHPQQEYGMGPRPFLPMSQGPGVGLRNLREQIGPDQRTNNRLSHMPPLPLNPTSNPNSLNTAPPAQRSLGRKPLDISAAGQVHSPGINPLKSPTMRQVQSPMMGSPSGNLKSPQTPSQLAGMLAGPTAAAAAASIKSPPVLGSAAASPVHLKSPSLPAPSPGWTSSPKPPLQSPGIPPNHKASLTMSSPAMLGNVESGGPPPSTVSQSAPVTLPGNLPSSSPYTMPPEPTLSQNPLSIMMSRMSKFAMPSSTPLYHDAIKTVASSDDDSPPARSPNLPPMNSVPGMGINSQNPRISGPNPVGPMPTLSPMGMTQPLSHNNQMPSPNAMGPNIPPHGVPVGPGLMSHNPMMGHGSQESPMVPQGRLGFPQGFPPVQSPPQQVPFPHNGPSGGQGNFPAGMGFHGEGPLGRPTNLPQSSTDPALCKTGGPGGPDSFTVLGNNMPSVFTDPELQEVIRPGATGIPEFDLSRIIPSEKPSQTLQYFPRGEVPGRKQPQGPGPGFSHMQGMIGEQTPRMGLTLPGMGGPGPVGTPDIPLGTAPSMPGHNPMRPPAFLQQGMMGPHHRMMSPAQTAMPGQPALMSNPVAAVGMIPGKDRAPAGLYSHPGPVGSPGMMMSMQGMMGPQQNIMIPPQMRPRGMAADVGMGGFSQGPGNPGNMMF